The proteins below are encoded in one region of Triticum aestivum cultivar Chinese Spring chromosome 1B, IWGSC CS RefSeq v2.1, whole genome shotgun sequence:
- the LOC123125816 gene encoding replication factor C subunit 5: protein MAIDTPPPVSPTAWPASPTGRTLSAAFADDRRREARRRAVHLLPGCGRPPQLRSKLINRVLHRFGGACVPKSTAATPTRTPQLPRRSSVSTPPRPRPSAASTPPTSTQVPARLDQADAERAAARRPLREREDAAAVGREPTPPVFQASAVAATEVVASLASNWRSDTATTVGRGANIWVRVSRKPKSPQVDSPQLSVESTAAAEDQYVWADRYRPSVLGEFICNKTVADELHRMVTERQCNHFIFEGAQAVGKRSMVLALLRDAFGPDDLKIEEITKRIELKGEIAKHIDVKVKISDHHVEVNLADLHGYEKYVITTLLNESIPPPDLICDHANCKVIVVHDADRLSSDLQHYIGWFLGRYAGCNKVIFSCSSSSNLDAVEHLCKVVRLKPPSFDEIIKVLEFIATQEGIDLPRGLASRIAATASNNLRQAIRSFEATWKANYPFTKDQPILTGWEEEIYDVAKKIMEEPSPKQLYLIRRKIRKMIEHNVSPYFIFCHLVNELKRDRDEDFQNSIDELALELNENQQCKEYKSQDTISDKRAINIEGFAVEGPDQGEAIQCFIKIEEFTVRFMSFYRSLITKNSSRGGVPS from the exons ATGGCGATCGACACCCCGCCACCCGTATCCCCGACCGCCTGGCCCGCTTCCCCGACTGGCCGCACCCTCTCCGCGGCCTTCGCCGACGACCGCCGCCGCGAGGCCAGGCGCCGCGCCGTACACCTCCTCCCGGGCTGCGGCAGGCCGCCGCAGCTGCGCTCCAAGCTCATCAACCGCGTGCTCCACCGCTTCGGCGGCGCCTGCGTCCCTAAGAGCACAGCCGCCACCCCCACCCGGACGCCCCAGCTGCCTCGGCGGTCGTCAGTGTCGACGCCCCCGCGGCCTCGGCCGTCGGCGGCGTCGACGCCGCCCACGTCAACCCAGGTACCGGCACGCCTAGACCAGGCAGACGCGGAGAGAGCCGCCGCCAGGAGGCCTTTGAGGGAGAGAGAGGACGCTGCCGCCGTCGGCCGAGAGCCGACGCCGCCGGTGTTCCAAGCCAGTGCCGTGGCGGCTACTGAAGTGGTTGCCAGCCTTGCGAGCAACTGGAGAAGCGATACCGCCACCACCGTCGGGAGAGGAGCAAACATCTGGGTGAGGGTTTCGCGCAAGCCGAAGTCGCCGCAGGTGGACTCTCCGCAGCTGTCAGtggaatcgacggcggcggcggaggaccaGTACGTGTGGGCGGACAGGTACCGGCCCAGTGTACTCGGGGAATTCATCTGCAACAAGACCGTCGCCGATGAGCTCCACCGGATG GTGACCGAACGCCAATGCAACCATTTCATATTTGAAGGGGCGCAGGCCGTCGGGAAGAGAAGCATGGTGCTGGCCCTTTTAAGAGATGCTTTTGGTCCTGATGATCTCAAG ATAGAGGAAATCACAAAGAGAATCGAGCTGAAG GGAGAAATCGCCAAACACATTGATGTTAAAGTGAAGATTTCAGATCATCACGTGGAGGTAAACTTGGCTGATTTACATGGCTATGAGAAGTATGTCATAACTACTTTGTTGAATGAGTCAATCCCACCACCGGACTTGATTTGCGATCATGCTAACTGCAAAG TGATTGTGGTCCATGATGCTGATAGGCTTTCGTCTGATCTTCAGCATTATATTGGTTGGTTTTTGGGAAGGTATGCAGGTTGCAACAAAGTTATTTTCAGCTGCTCCAGTTCTTCAAACCTTGATGCCGTTGAACATCTATGCAAGGTTGTCCGACTTAAACCACCTTCATTTGATGAG ATAATCAAGGTTCTAGAGTTCATTGCTACACAAGAAGGCATAGATTTGCCTCGTGGACTTGCCAGTAGAATTGCAGCTACCGCGAGTAATAATCTCCGACAGGCAATACGCTCTTTTGAAGCTACATGGAAAGCAAA CTATCCATTCACGAAAGACCAGCCCATTTTGACTGGATGGGAGGAGGAAATTTATGATGTTGCCAAAAAAATCATGGAGGAGCCAAGTCCAAAGCA GTTGTATCTCATTCGGAGGAAGATCAGAAAAATGATTGAACATAATGTGTCACCTTATTTCATTTTCTGT CACTTGGTTAATGAACTGAAAAGGGACAGGGATGAAGATTTTCAGAATAGCATCGATGAACTGGCACTGGAGTTGAACGAA AACCAGCAGTGCAAAGAATACAAATCTCAGGACACAATTTCTGACAAAAGAGCTATCAATATAGAAGGTTTCGCTGTTGAAGGCCCTGACCAAGGGGAAGCCATCCAATGCTTCATAAAGATTGAAG AATTCACTGTGAGGTTCATGAGCTTCTACAGATCTTTAATAACGAAGAACTCAAGCAGAGGCGGTGTTCCTTCATGA